CGCCACATCGGCCGATTCGCTGCCCCGCCCCCGTTCGTCAACCAGCATCCCCCACCCCAGATCGTCGCCAAGATCGTCGACGAAATTCTACCGATGCGCCGGTCCCGGATGCTGCAGCTATCCGGGCGGGCCTTCGGCGTCGTCGCCGTCCGGCGCCCACCGGGACAGCCGCGCCGACACCAGCAGGGTGGCACCCGTTGCCGCGAACACCACCGATGCCCCGCCGACCGCCGAGATGCCCGCCACGGCAAGCGGTATCCCGGTCTGCCCGGCCCGGTTTCCCACCAGCCGCAGCGATGCCGCGACGCCGCGGTCGGGCCGCGGCGTCACCAGCGTCATCCACGACATCGTGAGCGGTTGGACGGTTCCGGCGGCCAGGCCGTAACACGCCATACAGACCACGAGCAGCACGCCGGGCACCGGCAGGACCAGCGCGATCAACGAGACCGCCGCGACGGCGCCCGCGACCACCAGCACCCGGCGCCGCCCGAACGCGGTGGTCATCCGCCCAAGGGTCAGGCGCGACGCCATCGTGGCGACGCCGCGCGTCACCAGAAGCGCCGTCAGCCAAGCCGGGCCGAGGCCGCGTTCCCGCGCCAGCAACGGCAAATAGGCCAGCACGATGTCCAACGACGACAACACCAGGCTGCTGGTGACCAGGGCGGGCACCACGCCCTTGGTCCGCAGCAGACGCGACGCCACCGGCCACATGGCCGTGGGCTGGTCCGTCGTCGCGTCCGGACGTGCCGTCGACGGAATCACCAGCGAGAGCACCAGACCCACCAGGGCAATCCCTAGCGTTGCCCAGGCGATCGTGGTGAATGCCGGCGAGTGTGCCTCCGTGGACGGCAACAGCAGCAGTGCGGGGCCCAGCATCTGGCCGCCCGAGGTGGCGAACGTGTAGACGCCGAACACGAAGTCGAGACGTCCGGCGGCCGCGTCACGCATCACCCAGGCCTGTTCGGCCACAACAGAAAACAGCACGCCCAGGCCGAGCAGCACCGTCCCGGCCAACAGCCCGGCCAGGGTGGCCCCCACGGACACCAGCACGCCCGCCGCTGCGACGAAGGCGAGCGCGCCGAGCACCATGCTCGTCCGTTCACCCACCCGGTCGACGAACCTGCCTGCCGGCACGGCGAGCAACAGCGGCGGAACCGCGAAGGCGGCCGTGGCGACCCCCAACCAGACCGGGCCGTGCCCGAGGTCGAGGATCGCGTACGAGATCGCCGGGCGCAGCGCATACGAGACGATCTGCACCCCGACCGCATGCACGAGCAGCAACCCCAACGCGAGGCTGCGGCCTGCCGACGACGGCGGCGTCAAGATCGCGGAAAGACTGTGCCGTCGAACAACTTTCGAGCCGTACGCACGATCGCTGTCCGCCGGACACGCTCGCCGTCGAGTTCGACCTCGACCTCCAACGCACCGGTCGGATGCTCGATGCGCATGCGCGGGCCGCCGGAAGGCTCCGCGACCCCGGCGGCGACGCTGCCCGGCAACGCCGCGGCCACCGCGACGCTGGCAGCCCCGAGCACGCCGATGGACGCGTGCACCCGGTGCGGGATGAACGTGCGCGTCGCCACCACGCCCTTTGACCGCGGCGGGGACACGATGGTCAGCTTCGGGACGGTGAGATCGGTGACATCACCGAGGTTCATCCGCTTGCCCGCCTCCAGCCGGACACGCTCCAGCAGTTCGCGCAGCCGCTCATCGGATTCGAGCTCGGCCGGCGATTCGTCGCCGCGCACACCGAGATCGCAGGCCCGCAGCACCACCGTCGGCATCCCGTTGTCGACGCACGTGACCGGGACGTCGGCGATCACGTCGCGGACCTGCCCGGTCGGCAACAGTGCGCCGCAACTCGAGCCCGCGGTGTCCTCGAAGTCCAGCACGATCGCC
This region of Mycolicibacterium goodii genomic DNA includes:
- a CDS encoding MFS transporter; translated protein: MTPPSSAGRSLALGLLLVHAVGVQIVSYALRPAISYAILDLGHGPVWLGVATAAFAVPPLLLAVPAGRFVDRVGERTSMVLGALAFVAAAGVLVSVGATLAGLLAGTVLLGLGVLFSVVAEQAWVMRDAAAGRLDFVFGVYTFATSGGQMLGPALLLLPSTEAHSPAFTTIAWATLGIALVGLVLSLVIPSTARPDATTDQPTAMWPVASRLLRTKGVVPALVTSSLVLSSLDIVLAYLPLLARERGLGPAWLTALLVTRGVATMASRLTLGRMTTAFGRRRVLVVAGAVAAVSLIALVLPVPGVLLVVCMACYGLAAGTVQPLTMSWMTLVTPRPDRGVAASLRLVGNRAGQTGIPLAVAGISAVGGASVVFAATGATLLVSARLSRWAPDGDDAEGPPG
- a CDS encoding 4-oxalomesaconate tautomerase; this translates as MTAHAVRCMLMRGGTSKGAYFLADDLPRDPGERDDLLLRIMGSPDPRQIDGVGGGHPLTSKVAVVSRNGAGVDYLFLQVSVDQAVVSDRQNCGNLLAGVGPFAIERGLVAAADGETAVPIRMTNTGGRATAHVPTPAGAVTYSGTTAIDGVPGTAAAIVLDFEDTAGSSCGALLPTGQVRDVIADVPVTCVDNGMPTVVLRACDLGVRGDESPAELESDERLRELLERVRLEAGKRMNLGDVTDLTVPKLTIVSPPRSKGVVATRTFIPHRVHASIGVLGAASVAVAAALPGSVAAGVAEPSGGPRMRIEHPTGALEVEVELDGERVRRTAIVRTARKLFDGTVFPRS